One part of the Ruegeria sp. AD91A genome encodes these proteins:
- a CDS encoding RraA family protein — protein sequence MTPTLLSLLRKVDTPTVCNAIEVAQGKRGFDRFTRGTMLSSAPEGPAIVGYARTAKIAAVNPPTEPPEVIKARRMAYYKYMAEAPGPSIAVVEDLDYPDCIGAYWGEINTTVHKGFGMSGALTNGVMRDLGDLPQGFPVVAGSIGPSHGFVHVREVDTQVSIFGLTVESGDLVHADRHGALVIPNDVVDQLEGAIQKLLATERIVLDAAREPAFDFEAFETAWAAFEKARV from the coding sequence ATGACCCCGACCCTTTTGTCTTTGCTCCGCAAAGTCGACACACCAACTGTCTGCAATGCCATCGAGGTGGCGCAGGGCAAGCGCGGGTTCGACAGGTTCACGCGTGGCACCATGCTAAGCTCTGCCCCCGAAGGGCCTGCCATCGTCGGCTATGCCCGCACTGCCAAGATCGCTGCGGTCAATCCCCCGACCGAGCCGCCCGAAGTCATCAAAGCCCGACGTATGGCTTATTACAAGTACATGGCCGAGGCACCCGGCCCTTCAATCGCCGTGGTCGAGGATCTGGATTATCCTGATTGTATCGGCGCTTACTGGGGTGAGATCAATACGACAGTTCACAAGGGATTCGGCATGTCGGGGGCTCTGACCAATGGTGTCATGCGGGATCTCGGGGATTTGCCCCAAGGGTTCCCGGTTGTCGCTGGTTCCATCGGACCGAGCCATGGTTTCGTCCACGTCCGCGAGGTTGACACTCAAGTTTCGATTTTTGGTCTGACAGTTGAGTCCGGTGATCTGGTTCACGCCGATCGTCATGGCGCTTTGGTCATACCGAATGATGTCGTCGATCAATTGGAAGGTGCTATCCAAAAGCTTTTGGCGACAGAACGTATTGTTTTGGACGCAGCCCGCGAGCCCGCGTTTGATTTCGAAGCATTCGAAACCGCCTGGGCCGCCTTTGAAAAAGCAAGGGTCTGA
- a CDS encoding trans-aconitate 2-methyltransferase encodes MNADPNDTHAVYERQATEYDRRRSKALFEARWLARFTASLKPGDRVLDLGCGSGDPIARWFMAEGFDVTGIDFSDAMLAIARGRWPAGDWRNADMRSFELDQQFEGIIAWNSFFHLTADEQKDCIARMARHLRPKGMLMLTVGPRAGEVSGTVGSELVYHASLSPAGYAECLEKNGLQMTGYLAEDPEAQSHTILMARKI; translated from the coding sequence ATGAACGCGGACCCGAATGACACCCACGCCGTTTATGAGCGACAGGCAACAGAGTATGACAGGCGCCGTTCAAAGGCCCTGTTCGAAGCGCGCTGGTTGGCGCGCTTCACTGCCAGCCTGAAGCCGGGTGACCGCGTATTGGATCTGGGCTGTGGCTCGGGCGACCCTATTGCACGGTGGTTCATGGCAGAAGGATTTGATGTCACAGGCATCGATTTTTCCGACGCCATGCTTGCCATTGCGCGGGGCCGTTGGCCCGCTGGGGACTGGCGCAACGCGGATATGCGGAGCTTTGAATTGGATCAACAGTTCGAAGGTATCATCGCCTGGAACAGCTTCTTTCACCTTACGGCGGATGAGCAAAAAGACTGTATCGCCCGGATGGCGCGCCATTTGCGGCCCAAAGGAATGCTCATGCTGACTGTCGGACCTCGTGCCGGAGAGGTCAGCGGCACGGTGGGATCAGAACTAGTGTACCACGCCTCGCTGTCCCCGGCGGGTTACGCCGAGTGTCTCGAGAAAAACGGGCTGCAAATGACCGGATACCTGGCCGAAGACCCTGAAGCCCAAAGCCACACGATCCTGATGGCACGAAAGATCTAA
- a CDS encoding aspartate aminotransferase family protein produces MPQIVHTEGESNTSEARKVWLQKSMGPKSTPLLKRDANVFLHQSLSSPCVSTIAKAEGIWIEDMEGRRYMDFHGNSVHHIGYGHSRLVAAIKAQLDDLPFAPRRFTNDPAVELAEKLAEIVPGDLGKMLFTTGGSDANEVALKIARAATGRFKTISFWDAFHGAGFGAASVGGEATFRSHIAGPLLSGTEHVAPFACYRCPYNHTGPETCGLACAKMVEYVLEREGDVAAVIAEPMRAVPYVPPPGFWKTVREACNRHGALLIMDEIPTGLGKTGKMFAFEHDEIIPDIVTLGKALGGGILPVAACVARKQLDVCGDFAIGHYTHEKNPVTARAALTTIQIIEDEGLVHRSAELGEHAIGRLMDELQNVPIVGDIRGRGLMFGIEIVDDRADKTPGNACAERIYYACLEAGLSYKISQGCVLTLSPPLTISRLDLDRAIDIVIAAIKAES; encoded by the coding sequence ATGCCACAAATTGTCCATACTGAAGGGGAATCAAACACGTCTGAGGCGCGCAAGGTGTGGTTGCAAAAGTCCATGGGGCCGAAGTCAACGCCATTGCTCAAACGCGATGCGAACGTGTTCCTGCATCAATCTCTATCCTCACCTTGCGTCAGCACCATTGCAAAGGCCGAGGGGATCTGGATCGAGGATATGGAGGGCCGCCGGTACATGGATTTCCATGGCAACTCGGTGCACCACATCGGTTATGGCCATTCCCGTTTGGTTGCCGCCATTAAGGCACAGCTTGACGATCTTCCTTTTGCGCCACGCCGCTTCACCAATGATCCGGCCGTAGAGTTGGCCGAGAAACTGGCAGAGATCGTGCCTGGCGATCTGGGGAAAATGCTCTTTACCACCGGCGGCTCTGACGCCAACGAGGTCGCCCTCAAGATTGCACGCGCCGCTACGGGTCGGTTCAAAACGATCAGCTTCTGGGATGCCTTCCATGGCGCTGGTTTCGGCGCCGCAAGTGTGGGCGGAGAGGCGACGTTTCGCAGTCATATCGCAGGCCCCCTCCTGTCCGGTACCGAACATGTCGCCCCCTTTGCCTGCTATCGATGCCCGTACAATCACACGGGCCCCGAAACCTGCGGACTGGCCTGCGCGAAAATGGTCGAATATGTCCTCGAGCGTGAAGGAGATGTGGCGGCTGTCATAGCGGAACCGATGCGCGCTGTGCCCTATGTCCCTCCGCCGGGGTTCTGGAAGACGGTTCGCGAGGCGTGCAACCGTCACGGGGCGCTTTTGATCATGGATGAAATCCCAACGGGTCTTGGCAAGACTGGCAAGATGTTCGCCTTTGAGCATGACGAGATCATCCCGGATATCGTGACACTTGGGAAAGCGCTTGGCGGCGGCATCCTGCCCGTCGCGGCCTGCGTTGCCCGTAAGCAGCTGGATGTTTGCGGAGATTTTGCCATCGGACATTACACGCACGAAAAGAACCCGGTCACTGCCCGGGCCGCTTTGACGACGATCCAGATCATCGAAGACGAAGGCTTGGTTCACCGTTCAGCGGAACTGGGTGAACATGCCATTGGTCGCTTGATGGATGAACTTCAGAACGTTCCGATTGTCGGAGACATCCGGGGAAGGGGCCTGATGTTCGGGATTGAAATCGTCGATGATCGCGCCGACAAAACGCCGGGGAACGCGTGCGCCGAACGGATTTACTATGCCTGCCTCGAGGCCGGTCTAAGCTATAAGATCAGCCAGGGGTGCGTTCTGACATTGTCACCGCCGCTGACCATCTCGCGTTTGGACCTGGACCGCGCAATCGACATTGTAATTGCCGCAATCAAGGCCGAGAGTTGA
- a CDS encoding Na/Pi cotransporter family protein — MAIVSFLISLAGATMLLLYAVRMVRTGIERSYGASFQRVMTQQRSYLQASVVGLTMAVVLQSSAAVALLTSGFAASGMLSFPAGLAIVLGGDLGSALIIQILSFRLDWLVPMLLAVGGYLFVKTEAKKTRQLGRILMGVAFILISLRFLREAMDPIRDSAFLPAVADYLARDYITAFLVGGALAFIMHSSVAAILMCVTLVQIGAIPFAAGMSLVFGANFGSAFIPIWLTRAMPAPARRIPYANLALRGSWALMSLFAANMALRTGVLGDPQGGQMLVNVHVVFNLSLLVLALPFCGKLKGPFERFLPDQKKANVPQPARPASALDIGNVANPSQALPSLKRELLRMSDLVETMFRPCLELYRSGDKQQIRAVQAIDEDVNNCLSGIRAFVSAIPPDVYEKRDAKTARDLMEFAIRLETAGDVVAKRLTVLAGEMRAKGSSFSQEGWSELVQMHEGILANVKLASNVLISDDLESARLLSLEKTEIKRVERESRKRHLRRLQHGSRESFETSDIHLETLRAFREFNSHIASIAYPVLYQNGQLLETRLIDEIAE, encoded by the coding sequence ATGGCAATTGTCAGCTTCCTTATCAGCCTTGCCGGGGCGACGATGCTGCTTCTTTACGCGGTTCGCATGGTGCGAACCGGGATCGAGCGCAGCTATGGCGCGTCGTTCCAGCGTGTAATGACCCAACAGCGCAGTTACCTGCAGGCCTCGGTGGTTGGCTTGACGATGGCGGTTGTGCTGCAAAGCTCGGCGGCTGTTGCTCTGTTGACCTCGGGATTTGCGGCCAGTGGAATGCTCAGTTTTCCTGCCGGCCTTGCGATTGTACTTGGCGGCGATCTGGGTTCGGCGCTGATCATCCAGATACTTTCGTTCCGGCTGGACTGGCTTGTTCCAATGCTGTTGGCGGTTGGGGGGTATCTGTTCGTAAAGACCGAAGCCAAAAAAACGCGACAGCTGGGGCGCATCCTGATGGGTGTGGCATTTATCCTGATCTCGCTTCGGTTCCTTCGCGAGGCGATGGATCCCATTCGGGATAGTGCGTTTCTGCCTGCGGTGGCCGATTATTTGGCGCGCGATTACATCACCGCGTTCCTTGTAGGGGGTGCTTTGGCTTTCATCATGCATTCCTCGGTGGCGGCCATCCTCATGTGTGTGACCCTTGTACAGATCGGAGCGATCCCGTTTGCAGCCGGAATGTCCTTGGTATTTGGCGCAAACTTCGGCTCTGCCTTCATTCCGATTTGGCTCACCCGCGCCATGCCAGCCCCGGCCCGGCGCATTCCCTACGCCAACCTGGCATTGCGTGGCAGTTGGGCTTTGATGAGTTTGTTTGCGGCCAACATGGCTCTGCGGACCGGGGTATTGGGCGATCCGCAAGGCGGGCAGATGCTGGTCAATGTGCACGTTGTGTTCAATTTGTCGCTGCTGGTCCTCGCCTTACCGTTTTGTGGCAAATTGAAAGGCCCGTTCGAAAGGTTCTTGCCTGATCAGAAAAAGGCAAATGTACCGCAACCGGCACGACCGGCCAGCGCATTGGACATAGGCAACGTGGCAAATCCCAGCCAGGCCCTGCCGAGCCTCAAGCGTGAGTTGTTGCGGATGAGCGACCTTGTCGAAACCATGTTCCGGCCTTGCCTGGAATTGTATCGCAGCGGCGACAAACAACAGATTCGAGCGGTGCAAGCCATCGACGAAGACGTGAACAATTGCCTGTCCGGGATCAGGGCATTCGTTTCGGCGATTCCGCCGGATGTTTACGAAAAAAGGGACGCAAAAACTGCACGCGACCTTATGGAGTTCGCTATCCGGCTTGAGACGGCCGGGGACGTCGTTGCCAAGCGCTTGACAGTGTTGGCGGGTGAAATGCGGGCCAAGGGCTCGAGTTTCTCGCAGGAAGGCTGGTCGGAACTTGTTCAGATGCACGAGGGCATTCTGGCTAATGTGAAGCTGGCTTCAAACGTACTCATTTCAGACGATCTGGAAAGCGCGCGCCTGCTCAGCCTCGAGAAGACCGAAATCAAACGGGTGGAACGTGAAAGCCGAAAACGACACCTGCGCCGATTGCAGCACGGGTCACGGGAAAGCTTCGAAACCAGTGATATTCATCTTGAGACGTTACGTGCGTTCCGAGAGTTCAACAGCCACATTGCATCTATTGCGTACCCGGTTCTGTACCAGAATGGCCAGCTTCTGGAGACGCGGTTGATCGACGAAATTGCGGAGTAG
- a CDS encoding Lrp/AsnC family transcriptional regulator, with amino-acid sequence MLFDSRDCQLLAILQNDCRISNADLAERVGMSSSACWRRVRVFEEAGLISQYRAELSPEYAGLSFQALVHVHLTRHNPEHLEQFIAAIETRPEVMECYATTGQADYHMRVICKDIGAYNVFLEEFLFRLPAVESAQTNVVLREIKRSNALPIPSC; translated from the coding sequence ATGCTTTTCGACTCACGTGACTGCCAACTTCTCGCGATCCTTCAGAATGATTGCCGCATCTCAAACGCTGACCTTGCTGAACGGGTGGGCATGTCATCTTCTGCCTGCTGGCGTCGAGTCCGCGTGTTTGAAGAGGCCGGCCTGATTTCGCAGTACCGTGCCGAATTGTCGCCTGAATACGCCGGGCTTTCATTTCAGGCCCTGGTGCATGTACATCTGACCCGGCACAATCCAGAACATCTAGAGCAGTTCATTGCAGCGATCGAGACGCGCCCGGAAGTAATGGAATGCTACGCAACGACCGGGCAGGCAGACTACCACATGCGGGTGATCTGCAAGGATATCGGGGCGTATAACGTTTTTCTCGAAGAATTCCTGTTTCGCCTGCCGGCAGTGGAAAGCGCGCAAACGAATGTCGTTCTCCGCGAAATCAAACGCAGCAATGCCCTGCCCATTCCTTCTTGTTGA
- a CDS encoding indolepyruvate ferredoxin oxidoreductase family protein codes for MTDQSLKFETYALSDRYKASEGRVFLTGTQALVRIMLDQARRDAAAGNNTAGFISGYRGSPLGGLDLELWRAKEETEAARITFMPAVNEDLGATAVLGAQQASLDPDCEVEGVFSMWYGKGPGVDRSGDALRHGNAYGSSPKGGVLVVAGDDHGCVSSSMPHQSDVAFMTWFMPTLNPANAAEYLEFGEYGIALSRYSGTWVGFKAISETVESGQSVELKPDRAFTLPEIDLPPGGLHVRSADLPSPAIETRIEHKLRAVEAFVEANPIDRRIYDIKDAPFGIVTTGKSHLDLMEVLRLLGLGESGCRRLGIDIYKVGMVWPLARRDALSFVRGKKEVLVVEEKRGIIESQFKEYFYDWPGDKPEKMVGKHRAAGDPLIPWTGELSPLNLIPVVAERLDRFFPEEGFLEKAKALTDEPPSVLNVPGAVRSPYFCSGCPHNTSTKVPDGSTAASGIGCHVMASWMNRNTVGYAQMGGEGVPHVVASKFNGNKHIFQNLGEGTWYHSGSLAIRQAVAAGTNITYKILYNDAVAMTGGQPVDGPISVSGIAQTCRAEGVDRIALISDDITKFDSRDFPARTSFHPREEMDAVQRELRDIEGVTVLIYEQTCATEKRRRRKRGKTEDPKRFAFINPAVCEGCGDCSVESNCLSIEPLETPLGRKRMVNLNSCNKDFSCLNGFCPSFISVEGAIRRKEPKQKLDIPSLLAKVPDPQLPDLDAPHDLLVGGVGGTGVVTVGAVLTMAAHLEGKGASVLDFTGFAQKFGTVVGYVRIARTPDEINQVRIEAKSADAVIGCDVVVSSAPKASVHYRKGTKVVLNRAEMPTGDLVLQRDAQLKVDEREALIRRTVGEENVFGLDANQLAVDLLGDSVFANTLLFGVAWQLGNIPISEVAIKQAIKLNGTAIEANAMAFDLGRVIAANPQVLNAKEKRSSQESAQQIIDYRSDELATYHDDAYAQQYRDRLARLSAALPDQIREKALSLAAKSLFRLMAIKDEYEVARLLTSRQFEKQLQSEFEGDFRIKYHLAPPVLGGQKDARGRPRKRSYGGWMTPVLRLLSRVRRIRGGWLDPFRFSRDRKLENETQAWFLSVLDRIEEANPELEAETCLKILSAPLDIRGFGPVREAATRTVRADVDAMLNVIGEQRSDAQGFASHKA; via the coding sequence ATGACTGACCAGTCCCTGAAATTCGAAACTTACGCCCTGTCGGACCGATACAAAGCCTCAGAGGGCCGTGTATTCCTGACAGGAACGCAAGCTCTGGTGCGCATCATGTTAGACCAGGCCCGCAGGGACGCAGCCGCAGGAAACAATACGGCTGGGTTCATTTCCGGATATCGGGGGTCCCCCCTCGGTGGGCTGGATCTGGAGCTGTGGCGAGCGAAAGAGGAAACCGAGGCAGCCAGGATCACATTCATGCCGGCCGTAAACGAAGATCTCGGTGCCACAGCGGTTCTTGGTGCCCAGCAGGCTTCGCTTGATCCCGATTGTGAGGTCGAGGGCGTGTTTTCGATGTGGTATGGGAAGGGCCCCGGAGTCGATCGTTCAGGAGACGCGCTGCGCCATGGCAATGCCTATGGTTCGTCGCCGAAGGGCGGTGTTCTGGTTGTCGCGGGTGACGATCATGGCTGCGTGTCTTCTTCAATGCCGCATCAGTCTGACGTCGCCTTCATGACCTGGTTCATGCCAACGCTGAACCCGGCCAACGCGGCTGAATATCTGGAGTTCGGTGAATACGGGATCGCGCTGAGCAGATATTCAGGCACCTGGGTCGGGTTCAAGGCGATTTCGGAAACCGTGGAAAGCGGGCAATCCGTGGAGTTGAAACCGGACCGTGCATTTACCTTGCCGGAAATAGATCTGCCGCCAGGCGGTCTGCACGTCCGCAGCGCCGATTTGCCAAGCCCGGCCATCGAGACGCGGATCGAACACAAGTTGCGGGCGGTCGAGGCTTTTGTCGAAGCCAACCCGATCGACCGGCGAATCTATGATATCAAGGATGCTCCATTCGGGATTGTCACAACGGGCAAGAGCCATCTGGACTTGATGGAAGTGCTGCGCCTTCTGGGTCTCGGCGAAAGCGGATGCCGCCGTTTGGGCATCGACATTTACAAGGTCGGGATGGTTTGGCCTTTGGCACGGCGCGATGCGCTGTCTTTTGTCCGTGGCAAAAAAGAGGTGCTGGTCGTCGAGGAAAAACGCGGGATCATCGAAAGCCAGTTCAAGGAATACTTCTATGACTGGCCGGGGGACAAACCCGAAAAGATGGTTGGAAAACACCGCGCGGCAGGCGATCCATTGATTCCCTGGACCGGAGAGTTGAGCCCGTTGAACCTGATTCCGGTCGTTGCAGAGCGACTCGACCGTTTTTTTCCGGAAGAAGGATTCTTGGAAAAGGCGAAGGCGCTGACGGACGAACCGCCATCTGTTCTGAATGTTCCGGGTGCGGTCAGGTCACCATATTTTTGCTCGGGTTGCCCCCACAACACGTCCACCAAAGTCCCGGATGGAAGCACGGCTGCGTCAGGCATCGGCTGTCACGTGATGGCAAGTTGGATGAACCGCAACACGGTCGGTTATGCGCAGATGGGTGGCGAAGGTGTGCCGCATGTTGTTGCCTCGAAATTCAATGGCAACAAACATATCTTTCAAAACCTTGGCGAGGGAACTTGGTATCATTCCGGGTCGCTTGCCATTCGCCAGGCCGTTGCGGCAGGTACAAACATCACTTACAAGATCCTTTACAATGATGCAGTGGCAATGACGGGGGGGCAGCCTGTTGATGGCCCTATCAGCGTTTCCGGGATCGCCCAGACCTGTCGCGCAGAAGGCGTGGACCGGATCGCGTTAATTTCAGACGATATTACAAAATTCGATTCCAGAGATTTTCCGGCACGAACGAGCTTTCACCCCCGGGAAGAGATGGATGCCGTGCAGCGTGAGTTGCGTGACATCGAAGGTGTAACGGTTTTGATTTACGAGCAGACCTGCGCCACCGAGAAGCGTCGTCGCCGCAAGCGTGGAAAAACAGAAGACCCCAAACGATTTGCTTTCATCAACCCCGCGGTGTGCGAAGGCTGCGGCGATTGCTCTGTCGAAAGCAACTGCCTGAGTATTGAACCATTGGAAACCCCATTGGGCCGCAAGCGAATGGTCAACCTGAACTCCTGCAACAAGGACTTTTCCTGCCTGAACGGGTTTTGCCCCAGTTTCATTTCCGTGGAAGGGGCGATACGGCGAAAAGAACCCAAGCAAAAACTGGATATCCCGTCACTTCTTGCCAAGGTTCCCGACCCGCAGCTTCCTGACCTGGACGCGCCGCACGACCTTCTGGTCGGTGGGGTCGGTGGTACCGGTGTCGTAACAGTGGGCGCCGTTCTGACGATGGCGGCGCATTTGGAAGGCAAAGGCGCCAGCGTGCTGGATTTCACCGGGTTCGCCCAGAAATTCGGTACGGTTGTCGGCTATGTTCGCATTGCCCGCACGCCCGACGAAATCAATCAGGTCCGAATTGAGGCCAAAAGCGCCGACGCCGTCATTGGGTGTGATGTGGTCGTGTCTTCGGCGCCCAAAGCCTCGGTTCACTATCGCAAAGGCACAAAAGTCGTACTGAACCGTGCGGAAATGCCAACAGGTGACCTTGTTTTGCAGCGCGATGCCCAGCTCAAGGTCGATGAACGAGAAGCGTTGATACGCCGGACCGTCGGCGAAGAAAATGTCTTCGGTTTGGATGCAAACCAATTGGCGGTGGATTTGCTGGGGGACTCGGTTTTCGCCAATACCTTGCTGTTTGGTGTCGCGTGGCAGCTGGGGAACATTCCGATCAGTGAGGTTGCGATCAAACAGGCGATCAAGCTCAATGGAACCGCGATCGAGGCCAACGCGATGGCCTTTGATCTCGGGCGGGTGATCGCAGCAAACCCACAGGTGCTGAATGCAAAGGAGAAGAGGTCTTCGCAAGAATCCGCGCAGCAGATAATCGATTACCGGTCCGACGAATTGGCGACCTACCACGATGACGCTTACGCGCAACAGTACCGGGATCGCTTGGCCCGGCTGTCCGCAGCACTGCCTGATCAGATACGGGAGAAAGCGCTTTCGCTTGCGGCAAAATCCTTGTTCCGTCTCATGGCAATCAAGGACGAATACGAGGTCGCCCGGTTGCTGACATCGCGACAATTCGAGAAACAACTACAGTCCGAGTTCGAGGGGGATTTTCGGATCAAATACCACCTCGCCCCTCCGGTTTTAGGTGGTCAGAAGGATGCACGCGGACGGCCGCGAAAGCGAAGCTACGGTGGTTGGATGACCCCCGTCCTGAGGCTCCTTTCCCGTGTACGCAGGATTCGCGGAGGATGGCTTGATCCGTTCCGGTTTTCAAGGGACCGCAAGCTTGAAAACGAAACCCAGGCCTGGTTTCTGAGTGTGTTGGACCGCATCGAAGAGGCCAACCCCGAACTGGAGGCGGAAACCTGCCTGAAAATCCTGTCAGCCCCGCTGGATATCCGCGGCTTTGGTCCGGTGCGCGAAGCGGCAACACGAACCGTACGTGCTGATGTAGATGCCATGCTGAACGTGATCGGAGAACAGCGAAGTGATGCGCAGGGCTTTGCTTCTCATAAGGCTTGA
- a CDS encoding alpha/beta fold hydrolase — MKPLIFLPGMMCDARLFGPQINALSGRMPVMTFPLSHHDSVEAMAHDILRNAPPVFTLAGLSMGGIVAMEIARQAPERVSHLALLDTNPLAEKPEVKARRSPQMSAVRNGQLRTVMRDEMKPGYLADGPNREAILDLCMAMAADLGPDVFISQSKALMNRPDQSKTLTAYTGRAMVLCGREDRLCNVERHRLLHDLLPQSSLEIIDDAGHLPTLEQPEKTTAALSRWLEDT; from the coding sequence ATGAAACCTCTGATCTTCTTGCCGGGCATGATGTGTGATGCCCGGCTTTTTGGCCCCCAGATCAATGCTCTGTCGGGCAGAATGCCCGTGATGACCTTTCCGTTGTCTCACCACGACAGCGTTGAGGCCATGGCGCACGATATCCTCAGAAATGCGCCACCGGTTTTCACGCTGGCCGGGTTGTCCATGGGGGGTATCGTGGCGATGGAAATAGCGCGCCAAGCCCCTGAACGTGTTTCGCATCTGGCTTTGCTTGACACCAATCCACTGGCGGAAAAGCCAGAGGTAAAAGCGCGTCGCTCGCCCCAGATGTCCGCCGTTCGCAACGGTCAGCTGAGGACCGTGATGCGTGACGAGATGAAGCCCGGTTACCTGGCTGATGGACCGAACCGAGAGGCGATCCTGGATCTGTGCATGGCAATGGCCGCCGACTTGGGCCCTGACGTTTTCATAAGTCAGTCCAAGGCACTTATGAACCGCCCTGACCAAAGCAAGACACTGACGGCTTATACCGGAAGGGCTATGGTTTTGTGCGGGCGTGAAGACCGGCTTTGCAATGTTGAACGCCACCGACTTTTGCATGACCTGCTGCCACAAAGCTCGCTCGAGATCATCGACGACGCGGGTCACCTCCCGACTTTGGAACAACCTGAAAAAACAACAGCGGCGCTGTCCCGCTGGCTGGAGGACACATGA
- a CDS encoding cobalamin-independent methionine synthase II family protein, giving the protein MTVKTTHVGSLPRTQDVVDFIFARENDEPYDTGAFDTCMANAVAETVRKQVEAGVDIVSDGETSKISYATYVKDRYTGFSGDSPRNAPADLKMFPGFLQRLADDGGTPQYTRPMCTGEVRSKGQGELQKDIANLKAAMARHGAERGFMNAASPGVISLFLQNDFYPTREAYLAALADAMKEEYETIVTAGLDLQLDCPDLALSRHMLFTDLSDDEFIKIANMHVEALNHALQNVPQDRVRVHICWGNYEGPHCCDIAMDKVFNTLMATKSRYVLFETSNPRHAHEWTVFRDRKAEIPDDKVLVPGVVDTTTNFVEHPELVAQRIDRFTEIVGADRVIAGSDCGFGTFAGFGAVDPQIAYAKLAALSEGAKLASA; this is encoded by the coding sequence ATGACCGTAAAAACCACACATGTTGGCTCTCTGCCCCGAACGCAGGACGTCGTGGATTTTATTTTTGCCCGCGAAAACGATGAACCCTATGACACAGGCGCCTTTGATACCTGCATGGCCAACGCCGTGGCCGAAACGGTGCGCAAACAGGTCGAAGCCGGTGTTGATATTGTCAGCGACGGCGAAACTTCGAAAATCTCCTATGCGACCTATGTCAAGGATCGTTATACCGGGTTTTCGGGCGACAGCCCTCGTAACGCGCCGGCAGACTTGAAAATGTTCCCCGGCTTTCTGCAAAGACTGGCCGATGACGGCGGTACGCCACAATACACAAGGCCGATGTGCACGGGTGAGGTGCGATCAAAGGGGCAAGGCGAGTTACAAAAAGACATCGCCAACCTCAAGGCGGCCATGGCTCGGCACGGGGCCGAGCGTGGTTTCATGAATGCCGCGTCTCCCGGAGTGATCTCGCTGTTTTTGCAGAATGATTTCTACCCGACGCGCGAGGCCTACCTGGCTGCGTTGGCCGACGCAATGAAGGAAGAATATGAAACCATCGTTACCGCCGGTTTGGACCTGCAACTGGATTGCCCCGACCTCGCCTTGTCGCGCCACATGCTGTTCACCGACCTGTCGGACGATGAGTTCATCAAGATAGCCAACATGCATGTCGAGGCCCTGAACCACGCGCTTCAGAACGTCCCGCAGGATCGCGTACGGGTACATATATGCTGGGGCAACTACGAAGGCCCGCATTGCTGTGACATCGCCATGGACAAGGTTTTCAACACCCTGATGGCGACCAAGTCGCGCTATGTCCTGTTCGAAACGTCGAATCCGCGGCATGCCCATGAATGGACTGTCTTCCGGGACCGCAAGGCCGAGATTCCCGATGACAAGGTGCTGGTGCCCGGCGTGGTCGACACCACAACCAATTTCGTCGAACATCCCGAACTTGTGGCCCAACGGATCGACCGGTTCACAGAAATCGTGGGGGCGGACCGGGTGATCGCGGGCAGCGATTGCGGCTTTGGCACTTTTGCGGGATTCGGCGCCGTTGATCCCCAGATCGCCTATGCCAAGCTGGCGGCGTTGTCCGAAGGGGCAAAGCTGGCCTCAGCATGA